Proteins from a genomic interval of Leishmania braziliensis MHOM/BR/75/M2904 complete genome, chromosome 24:
- a CDS encoding putative DNAJ domain protein — MFLRTRALCYTVHTPRGINFDLSADDAICRIQDKYGRRWFGAQLDYLRLDTPSKEFLPFYLCSGRIHASFVGNVSYSVNTTSGDGSSKRSSTRYVSTSLQTLDSVFEENKTQIYAGYKYNIAHVHHALRGDQLSYSLRKMYEVDTTGATINLFEQSTTTMMKFVEMEVRQQAEETARSLVRSFHPSADSVAVEFKEFSFHLDEVTPTFVPCFVVKAEYDVERYTLYVSGLNGQVGGPYLLNSLYIARTTALATLAGVMLLVPNKVAGFLFGSVACVATYYAAFFAARWFPAIRRNWNRRHRERLRRENLGIDQGGYRPNTSSQRIQQEYHSSTYWDTHAYQQRRHSDWEGPRSASSSSSSTQSVSDPLGYYRALGLHGDESVNEIRSAYRQIVLKQHPDVGGSNEAMVKANEAYRVLRDPKRRAAYDQS; from the coding sequence ATGTTTCTACGAACACGCGCTTTGTGCTACACAGTGCATACCCCACGCGGAATCAACTTCGACCTCTCCGCCGACGACGCAATCTGTCGCATCCAAGACAAGTATGGACGCCGTTGGTTCGGTGCGCAGCTCGACTATCTCCGGCTGGACACCCCATCGAAGGAGTTCCTGCCTTTTTACCTCTGCAGCGGTCGCATCCACGCCTCGTTCGTCGGAAATGTAAGTTACAGCGTCAACACGACCTCCGGTGATGGCAGCAGTAAGCGCTCCTCCACCCGTTACGTGAGCACGTCCTTGCAGACCCTTGACAGCGTCTTCGAAGAGAACAAGACGCAGATCTACGCCGGCTACAAGTACAATATCGCCCATGTTCATCACGCACTGCGCGGTGACCAGCTGAGCTACTCGTTGCGCAAGATGTACGAGGTGGACACTACTGGGGCTACCATCAACCTCTTCGAGCAGTCCACCACGACGATGATGAAGTTTGTAGAGATGgaggtgcggcagcaggcaGAGGAGACGGCTCGCTCTCTCGTCCGGTCCTTCCATCCCTCTGCTGACTCCGTCGCGGTGGAGTTTAAGGAGTTCTCGTTTCACCTTGATGAGGTTACTCCTACGTTCGTGCCATGCTTCGTCGTCAAGGCGGAGTACGATGTGGAGCGCTACACGCTCTACGTGTCGGGCCTCAACGGTCAGGTCGGCGGTCCGTATCTTCTCAATTCCCTGTACATAGCCCGCACCACTGCCCTCGCCACCCTGGCTGGCGTGATGCTCCTTGTGCCAAACAAGGTTGCAGGCTTCCTCTTCGGCTCCGTGGCGTGTGTGGCTACGTACTACGCGGCCTTCTTCGCTGCTCGCTGGTTCCCGGCGATAAGGCGCAACTGGAACCGCCGGCACcgggagcggctgcgccgcgagAACCTCGGGATCGATCAAGGTGGGTACCGGCCCAACACCTCCTCCCAACGCATCCAGCAGGAGTACCATTCCTCTACCTACTGGGATACCCACGCctatcagcagcggcgccacagcgACTGGGAGGGACCACGATcagcctcgtcgtcgtcatcctcgaCGCAATCGGTGTCCGATCCGCTGGGGTACTACCGCGCGTTGGGGCTTCATGGGGATGAGTCAGTCAACGAAATCCGCAGCGCGTATCGGCAGATCgtgctgaagcagcaccCCGACGTTGGGGGCTCCAATGAAGCGATGGTGAAGGCGAACGAGGCCTATCGTGTCCTTCGAGATCCAAAGCGGCGAGCGGCGTACGACCAGAGCTAG
- a CDS encoding hypothetical predicted multipass transmembrane protein produces MCDAAVSFFQRGWQATKEELHRTIDNIRSTKLNLALLFAVFCVLFVIVGNVILLIAMNFWIAQFPSDALAHNSSQIAIQVVTMLLLVFLFSAMASAFAVFYGALPLWHVLADRNRVGGPWYRLFLLFASGASNGISSVLAVYAMTYTPEFIQAVLLCCIPFSAQAWTVIFIPTERKRDYLSLCFVASFLLFVAGVLLSSLSAFLHPNEQGEKASWAWALIYLASSILFGLWCVVQRLYLDAVARKVPLEAEGKAAAQDGAPGAPRCAKSRENSSRSAIVEVDDSPHRWRATMEETGRHGPQCGKLRDESHTEEPDVGMISATTTGASHLAHGSPATDTVPQCTKTDAGVAAGAACAEEGLHFSDMESDNEMPLSPSAELLVKRHWGSQNVDDNAAKVMLLVVGLLFQLLVSFIMFPVDAIPWFGTSSSVLHAWEGFRNSIDFIFASWIHARHGLLLTLGFAMSFVGCTYLNEHSPTLASVVLQLAGPITSLIIIIIPQWNVYQDSSSVGHKVGGVILLLIAALLYHLWEQQSLRVLLAKAEEAKRRRERAATDGAEATEERLIDRDDRATREAPSEFACR; encoded by the coding sequence ATGTGCGACGCCGCAGTGTCCTTCTTCCAGCGAGGCTGGCAGGCCACCAAAGAGGAGCTGCATCGCACCATTGACAACATCCGTAGCACCAAGTTGAacctcgccctcctcttcgctgtgtTCTGTGTCTTGTTCGTTATCGTAGGCAACGTGATTCTGCTGATCGCGATGAATTTTTGGATCGCGCAGTTTCCCAGTGATGCCCTGGCACACAATTCCAGCCAGATCGCCATCCAGGTGGTCACCATGCTCCTGCTGGTCTTTCTGTTCTCTGCGATGGCTAGCGCCTTCGCCGTCTTCTATGGCGCGCTGCCGTTGTGGCACGTACTGGCAGATCGCAATCGTGTCGGCGGGCCGTGGTACCGCCTCTTCCTGCTCTTCGCCTCCGGCGCGTCGaacggcatcagcagcgttCTGGCCGTGTACGCCATGACGTACACCCCCGAGTTTATCcaggcagtgctgctctgctgcatcCCGTTTAGCGCGCAAGCCTGGACCGTCATCTTCATCCCCACTGAGCGCAAGCGCGACTACCTCTCCCTGTGCTTTGTTGCGTCTTTCCTGCTGTTCGTGGCaggcgtgctgctgtcgagTCTGTCGGCATTCCTGCACCCCAACGAGCAAGGCGAGAAGGCATCGTGGGCATGGGCACTCATCTACCTTGCGAGCTCCATCCTCTTCGGGCTGTGGTGCGTGGTGCAACGGCTGTATCTGGACGCTGTCGCGCGGAAGGTGCCACTGGAGGCAGAGGgcaaggcagcggcgcaggatGGAGCTCCAGGCGCACCACGTTGCGCGAAGTCGAGGGAaaacagcagccgcagtgcaaTCGTGGAAGTCGACGACTCGCCACATCGGTGGCGTGCTACGATGGAGGAGACTGGCCGCCATGGCCCGCAGTGTGGGAAGCTGCGCGACGAGTCTCACACGGAGGAGCCAGACGTCGGCATGATATCAGCCACGACCACGGGTGCCTCACACCTGGCGCACGGTAGTCCCGCCACTGACACAGTGCCCCAGTGCACGAAGACGGACGCCGGTGTCGCGGCGGGTGCCGCCTGCGCCGAGGAAGGCCTACACTTCTCCGACATGGAGAGTGACAACGAgatgccgctgtcgccgtccgcggagctgctggtaAAGCGGCACTGGGGCAGCCAGAACGTCGATGACAACGCCGCCAAGGTGATGCTTCTCGTGGTGGGCCTGTTGTTCCAGCTGCTGGTCTCCTTTATTATGTTTCCGGTCGACGCGATTCCATGGTTTGGCACCTCCAGCTCGGTGCTGCACGCGTGGGAAGGCTTCCGCAACTCGATAGATTTCATATTCGCCTCCTGGATTCATGCGCGTCACGGACTTCTTCTTACCCTTGGCTTCGCGATGAGCTTTGTTGGGTGCACGTACCTGAACGAGCACAGCCCGACGCTGGCCTCGGTGGTGTTGCAGCTCGCCGGCCCCATCACGTCGCTGATCATCATAATCATCCCGCAGTGGAACGTGTACcaggacagcagcagcgtaggCCACAAGGTCGGCGGCGTGATCCTGCTCCTCATCGCGGCGCTGTTGTACCACCTGTGGGAGCAGCAGTCTCTGCGCGTACTGCTGGCgaaagcggaggaggcgaagcgccgGCGTGAGCGCGCTGCGACTGACGGTGCCGAGGCCACGGAGGAGCGTCTGATCGACAGGGACGACCGCGCCACGCGTGAGGCGCCGAGCGAGTTTGCTTGCAGATGA
- a CDS encoding putative pre-mRNA splicing factor yields the protein MDAVPVDRGIKRSREENVPDSTSPFPAARDVAASIQDQVQNFFTQLEMGEILEHDHDTTEAVMTGADESAQWAYGSEYYLRHDGDDDKEHSSYSHTSGSAAAAAAAQERSSDTQADKARKVIVNLAMAPPPFFTSGNDFEASTLWRKPESTAHDTDDIDGDLDGRSADVTSCFLHEALRMSDVDVLVPVVSHSCSLAVSASKGSRALTALERLMDRERANRAVMDTSKSGLARLLQRDTYGRVVKEGETAVAGVGGVSAPSHLHSSSLSSLPEDRGIDGDGEEEEAKYLKCQVRWELERLAETTRLCGASDGSSSTAPATATGAAELQWGSGQETRRQRKEDQLTRIEERKAQVEMLASTADEVERRAAMRRQCESLPIRHCKEELLRYIGESAVTVVMGETGSGKTTQLVQYLYQRGYARHGKMIGCTQPRRLAAIGVARRVSDEMGCALGTTVGYSIHLDDTTTADTRVKFMTDGVLLRETVSDPSLDKYSVVMLDEAHERSVDTDVLMGVLKLVLRRRGDLKLIITSATMDIRKFSAFFGNAPCYEIPGQTFPVKIHYSPTPVADYVAEAVFRVCQLHLQMPLEDKQDILVFMTGRADVYGTCELIRRRLTELSPQHLSTLLIMPCLSEAASACSTKIGVLDATPAGMRKVVVATNVAETSLTIDGVRYVVDCGFMKTNVYRPSIGMNTLQRYPTSQAQANQRRGRAGRTTDGTCYRLYTEEQYAEEMLPNSVPEIQRSSVDSVVLLLKSIGIHRLREFDFMDAPPAANVRNSMFHLWMLAFLDDTGGITEQGRQALEFPMSPVLARLLLESVKMGCALEVSRVVSMISADPKNLFELPKGREKVAQQHHSRFYSNDSDHLTLLHIFTQYVDHGRSRQWAQDHFLHAPTLARANDVCTQLMERLRKVHLPIQSCGHAGMDKVRYCLAKAFVLQAAQRSDRRWTEYRPLLNLGVTCAVHPASAVHARREMPPYIIYNDLLLTHKEYLVMVTAVEPEWLVESSRGIYEMRHSSTSSSAVTVVSSFATGAAVTPTPSTASRTPQGSMPSPLTAPSRSANSRTSVAAAAKASVKKSALGMLTPKRRPNI from the coding sequence ATGGACGCAGTGCCTGTTGATCGCGGCATCAAGCGGTCTCGTGAGGAAAATGTACCAGACTCCACATCACCCTTCCCGGCTGCGAGGGACGTGGCCGCGTCCATCCAGGACCAGGTGCAGAACTTCTTCACGCAACTCGAAATGGGCGAAATCCTCGAGCACGACCACGACACGACCGAGGCAGTCATGACAGGTGCCGATGAGTCCGCGCAGTGGGCTTACGGCAGCGAGTACTACCTTCgccacgacggcgacgatgacAAGGAACACTCATCGTACTCGCACACCTCAGGtagtgctgccgccgctgcggctgcacaagagaggagcagcgacaCTCAAGCAGACAAGGCGCGCAAGGTTATCGTCAATCTAGCCATGGCGCCTCCGCCCTTCTTCACATCTGGAAACGATTTCGAAGCGAGCACACTGTGGCGTAAGCCGGAATCCACAGCACATGACACCGACGATATTGACGGAGACCTCGACGGGCGCAGCGCCGACGTCACCTCCTGCTTCCTGCACGAGGCTTTGCGGATGTCTGACGTCGACGTTCTGGTACCGGTCGTCAGCCACTCTTGCAGCCTCGCCGTGAGCGCCTCGAAGGGGAGTCGAGCCCTCACTGCACTCGAGCGGCTGATGGACCGCGAACGCGCGAACCGCGCTGTCATGGACACGTCCAAGTCCGGTCTGGCGCGGCTCCTTCAAAGAGACACGTACGGCCGtgtggtgaaggagggggagacggcggtggcgggggtggggggcgtcTCTGCCCCCAGCCacctgcacagcagcagcctctcctccttgccCGAAGACCGCGGCATCGATGGTGAtggcgaggaagaagaggccaAGTACCTCAAGTGTCAGGTGCGCTGGGAGCTGGAGCGGCTTGCTGAAACGACACGGCTTTGTGGTGCATCGGATGGCTCTTCCAGCACCGCCCCAGCCACTGCGACTGGTGCGGCGGAGTTGCAGTGGGGAAGCGGCCAGGAGACCCGCCGGCAGCGCAAAGAAGACCAACTCACTCGCATCGAGGAGCGCAAAGCGCAGGTGGAGATGCTCGCCAGCACCGCGGATGAGGTCGAGCGCCGAGCCGCCATGCGTCGCCAGTGCGAGTCGCTGCCCATCCGCCACTGCAAAGAAGAACTTCTTCGCTATATTGGCGAGAGTGCCGTCACTGTGGTCATGGGTGAAACCGGCAGCGGGAAAACGACCCAGCTCGTCCAGTACCTGTATCAGCGTGGCTACGCACGGCACGGAAAGATGATCGGGTGCacacagccgcggcggctcgCCGCCATTGGAGTGGCTCGTCGCGTCAGCGACGAGATGGGCTGCGCGCTCGGCACCACGGTCGGCTACTCGATTCACCTTGATGACACAACCaccgcagacacgcgcgtAAAATTCATGACGGACGGCGTGCTGCTCCGCGAGACAGTCAGCGACCCGTCACTGGACAAGTACAGCGTCGTGATGCTTGACGAAGCCCACGAGCGGTCTGTGGACACGGACGTGCTGATGGGCGTGCTGAAGCTCGTCCTACGCCGCCGCGGGGACTTGAAGCTCATTATCACCTCTGCTACGATGGACATCCGAAAGTTCTCCGCCTTCTTTGGCAACGCGCCGTGCTACGAGATCCCGGGGCAGACCTTCCCGGTGAAGATCCACTACAGCCCGACGCCGGTGGCCGACTACGTCGCCGAGGCTGTGTTTCGCGTATGCCAGTTGCATCTGCAGATGCCACTGGAGGACAAGCAAGACATCCTCGTCTTCATGACAGGGCGGGCCGACGTCTATGGCACCTGCGAACTGATCCGCCGTCGGTTGACGGAACTCAGCCCACAGCATCTCAGCACCCTCCTCATTATGCCGTGTCTCTCAGAAGCGGCCTCGGCGTGTTCCACAAAAATCGGAGTGCTTGACGCCACGCCAGCGGGCATGCGCAAGGTTGTGGTGGCCACCAACGTCGCCGAGACGTCGCTGACGATCGATGGCGTACGCTATGTCGTAGACTGCGGCTTCATGAAGACGAACGTATATCGACCGTCCATTGGTATGAACACGCTGCAGCGGTACCCCACTTCGCAGGCGCAGGCAAACCAACGCAGAGGCCGTGCCGGTCGCACCACCGACGGGACATGCTACCGCCTCTACACAGAGGAGCAGTACGCTGAGGAGATGCTGCCGAACAGCGTGCCAGAGATTCAGCGCAGCAGTGTAGACAGCGTGGTGCTGCTCCTGAAGAGCATTGGTATTCACCGTCTTCGCGAATTTGACTTCATGGATGCCCCGCCGGCAGCTAACGTGCGGAACAGCATGTTTCACTTGTGGATGCTCGCCTTCCTGGATGACACCGGCGGCATCACAGAGCAGGGGCGGCAGGCGCTGGAGTTCCCCATGTCCCCTGTGCTGGCAAGGCTTCTGTTGGAGAGCGTCAAGATGGGGTGCGCGCTGGAGGTGTCCCGCGTCGTCTCCATGATCTCGGCGGATCCAAAGAACCTGTTTGAGCTTCCAAAGGGTCGCgagaaggtggcgcagcagcaccacagtCGCTTCTACTCGAACGACTCGGACCACCTGACGCTGTTGCACATCTTCACGCAGTACGTAGACCATGGCCGGTCGCGGCAGTGGGCGCAGGACCACTTCCTGCACGCCCCCACTCTGGCCAGGGCCAACGACGTGTGTACGCAGCTGATGGAAAGGCTCCGCAAGGTGCACCTGCCCATTCAGTCCTGCGGGCATGCGGGGATGGACAAAGTGCGCTACTGCCTCGCCAAAGCCTTTGTCCtgcaagcagcgcagcgatcAGATCGGCGGTGGACGGAGTATCGGCCGCTGCTGAACTTAGGCGTAACGTGCGCAGTACATCCGGCTTCCGcagtgcacgcgcgcagGGAGATGCCGCCCTACATCATCTACAACGATCTGCTGCTCACACACAAAGAATAcctggtgatggtgacggcgGTCGAACCAGAGTGGCTAGTAGAGAGCTCACGGGGCATCTACGAAATGCGTCACAGCTCAACGTCGTCatcggcggtgacggtggtCTCGTCGTTTGCGACGGGAGCAGCAGTCACTCCGACGccctccactgcctcccGAACTCCCCAGGGATCGATGCCCTCGCCACTGACAGCgcccagccgcagcgccaacaGTCGCAcaagcgtcgctgcggcagccaAGGCATCTGTGAAGAAGTCCGCTCTCGGCATGCTGACCCCCAAACGCCGACCAAACATATGA
- a CDS encoding putative pre-mRNA splicing factor, with protein MNIFRGLQHYFSAGDGDLKQLLDTRVYVWNIPAGSTTLTDRNLRVGRSTTRSIESTCNYLDNAESNRYIIFNFSPLMMELVEGCRFGQVLDFSKQSVENYGLLMEVCFTIRKWVYAGDTDSGSPVAPPASSPIGGAGAANRPTHSHCAVLAFLEESPAVAHPNYAAMLGACYLIFSGFPTYTGSGTLDFVERELGIPRSVYHAPSQESYLNYFQLLFEIPVLPNPKRLTLTRVSLHNLSSLAERNLGLQLDRADGQAPRLFSDPNAWCRGDPSTLEIYLDLNESVLGDFVLNVFLYDVQPIHSRGVVAESHSSPASSSLVGGALSSSTDGVQALPAALPERALVGVGGAASPPTTRFITGTSKAKKIVQKGRLLRLAFSTIFIHQATHRVRVRDMDYATANALPDDFYAQLHFTECAPADTDENYVREITQRVEQSPQRQMMLSRPDPRDLLASARVGGYRSSSRYAAVEEECHGGVYYRSDGTRRGGGASMDLRIRQERSLPLTGATMLYLPTPLHMNSEDERRFDNDDDVAEAEPTLIRMVPQPGTVARPRQPTPERLYGGGYPVISSQPVDVQDAAPTPSPFTAVLPLPPVSRTPLTHLDPSMIAEGNSPPPRMAPQPAGLPPPPPPPGKLLPPPAPPPKLPPPQPPLTAPAGLPPPAPPAGVPPPPPPPGLLNSNAPPPPPPPPGVPGGGEAAVKPKSQYHGPRLKSFFWKKIPKPSGIWAASDPDDMRRAVIDEPFLLELFKVKAVAQASVAESAVKKLEQERRSNVFTTQRLQNIGIALKRVQVSVEDVCKALITCDSIILPPELRETLTAALPTSEEVTGLTAEKKAGRVVWTDVETYLYTMATTVKDVRERLQLWTAAEELEDAVQSISNLLDSVDAAVCAITQRNGRFARMMRMILAFGNYLNRGTPHADAEGFRLESLNQLNFVKSSDGKTTVLMAFVVSLMDGERSKRERRGSTTSTPSDDDNDVDDARSVLRFVEDVSCIRTVASSPLQDMGQQVSQLNFTLQRMRRVVEEAKDTKVWYDKRLPCVKAEEMPDALPGLLTAAVDRYLARVGQIALRYQELRDDVSAMMATYGEDPNADETVIWGYVLQFSKDVQRCVDTVTATHLTKRRLMRTPEETEQTQSGAKADVAAPPPPSSSGQSSGPRDEVKRTRLPKLVDEDDSGD; from the coding sequence atGAACATCTTTCGCGGCCTCCAACACTACTTCTCCGCCGGCGACGGGGATCTGAAGCAGCTGCTAGACACACGCGTCTACGTGTGGAACATCCCAGCTGGTAGCACGACATTGACCGATCGAAACCTGCGCGTAGGCCGCTCCACAACGCGCTCCATCGAGTCCACCTGCAACTACCTCGACAATGCGGAGTCAAATCGCTATATCATCTTCAACTTCTCACCGCTCATGatggagctggtggagggGTGCCGTTTCGGCCAGGTGCTTGACTTCTCCAAGCAGTCTGTGGAGAACTACGGCCTGCTCATGGAGGTGTGCTTTACAATTCGGAAGTGGGTGTACGCTGGCGACACAGACAGCGGGTCACCCGTGGCGCCGCCCGCGTCATCGCCAATCGGTGGTGCAGGGGCTGCGAACCGGCCCACACATTCGCACTGTGCTGTGCTAGCCTTCCTGGAGGAGTCGCCAGCAGTGGCGCATCCGAATTACGCGGCGATGCTGGGGGCGTGCTACCTCATCTTCTCCGGTTTCCCCACCtacaccggcagcggcacgctcGACTTCGTTGAACGAGAACTCGGCATCCCCCGTAGCGTCTACCACGCGCCGTCGCAGGAGAGCTACCTGAACTACTTCCAGCTGCTCTTCGAGATCCCAGTGCTACCGAACCCAAAACGGCTCACCCTGACACGCGTTTCGCTGCACAACCTGAGCTCCCTGGCAGAGAGAAACCTTGGCCTGCAGCTAGATCGCGCAGACGGCCAAGCACCGCGGCTCTTCAGTGACCCCAACGCCTGGTGCCGAGGCGACCCCTCCACGCTAGAGATCTACCTGGATCTGAACGAGAGTGTACTCGGCGACTTTGTCCTCAACGTGTTCCTGTACGATGTCCAGCCCATCCACAGTCGTGGCGTGGTGGCGGAGTCCCACTCTTCCCCAGCAAGCAGCAGCCTCGTCGGCGGGGCCTTGTCGTCGTCAACGGATGGCGTTCAGGCTCTGCCAGCGGCGTTACCCGAGAGGGCCCTCGTCGGAGTAGGCGGggccgcgtcgccgccgacaACGCGCTTCATCACTGGCACCTCTAAGGCAAAGAAGATAGTGCAGAAGgggcggctgctgcgtctcgcCTTCAGCACTATCTTCATCCACCAGGCAACACACCGTGTACGCGTGCGGGACATGGACTACGCAACTGCGAACGCATTGCCAGACGACTTCTATGCACAGCTGCACTTCACCGAGTGCGCTCCAGCCGACACAGATGAGAACTACGTGAGGGAAATTACCCAACGCGTAGAGCagtcgccgcagcgccagaTGATGCTCTCCCGCCCCGACCCCCGCGACCTCCTCGCATCCGCGCGTGTCGGCGGCTACCGATCCTCCAGCAGGTACGCCGCCGTTGAGGAGGAGTGTCATGGAGGCGTGTACTACCGCAGTGACGGGACcaggcgtggcggcggtgcaagCATGGACCTGCGCATCCGCCAAGAgcggtcgctgccgctgaccGGAGCCACAATGCTGTACCTCCCTACGCCCTTGCACATGAACAGCGAAGATGAACGGCGCTTCGACAACGATGACGACGTCGCGGAGGCTGAGCCGACGCTGATCCGGATGGTGCCGCAACCAGGTACCGTCGCTCGGCCTCGTCAGCCCACGCCAGAGCGCCTGTACGGTGGCGGGTACCCGGTAATCTCTTCACAGCCCGTGGACGTTCAGGACGCAGCGCCGACCCCTTCCCCATTTACGGCGGTGCTACCGCTGCCCCCGGTGAGCCGCACCCCGTTGACACACCTTGACCCCTCCATGATCGCCGAAGGGaactcaccaccaccgcgcaTGGCGCCACAGCCAGCGGGgttgccaccaccgcctccaccgccagGTAAATTGCTGCccccacctgcgccgccccccaaactccctcctccgcagccgccgctgacggccCCCGCTGGTCTTCCTCCGCCCGCGCCTCCGGCTGGGgttccaccaccaccgccacctccaggacTACTGAACAGCaatgcaccgccgccccctcctccgccacctgGCGTCCCCGGCGGTGGAGAGGCTGCTGTGAAGCCAAAGTCACAGTACCACGGGCCGCGACTCAAGAGCTTCTTCTGGAAGAAGATCCCGAAGCCGAGTGGCATCTGGGCAGCGTCAGACCCTGACGACATGCGCCGCGCTGTGATTGACGAGCCCTTCCTGCTCGAACTCTTCAAGGTGAAGGCCGTCGCGCAGGCGAGCGTGGCCGAGTCAGCGGTGAAGAAGttggagcaggagcggcgcagcaacgTGTTCACTACCCAACGGCTGCAGAACATTGGTATCGCCCTCAAGCGGGTACAGGTGTCGGTGGAAGACGTGTGCAAGGCCCTCATCACGTGCGACAGCATCATTCTGCCTCCAGAGCTGCGGGAGACGCTAACGGCGGCACTGCCCACCAGCGAGGAGGTAACGGGGCTCacagcggaaaaaaaagcgggaCGGGTGGTTTGGACAGACGTGGAGACGTACCTCTACACAATGGCGACGACTGTGAAGGACGTGCgagagcggctgcagctctgGACAGCTGCCGAAGAGCTTGAGGATGCCGTCCAGTCCATCTCAAACCTGCTAGACTCCGTCGACGCGGCCGTGTGCGCCATCACACAGCGCAACGGCCGCTTTGCCCGCATGATGCGCATGATCCTGGCGTTTGGGAACTATCTGAACCGCGGCACACCACACGCCGACGCCGAAGGTTTCCGCTTGGAGAGCCTTAACCAGCTCAACTTCGTGAAGAGCTCAGATGGAAAGACCACAGTGCTGATGGCGTTTGTCGTGTCACTCATGGACGGCGAGCGGAGTAAACGTGAGCGCCGAGGGAGCACCACGAGCACACcaagcgacgacgacaacgatgTCGACGACGCTCGCAGCGTTCTGCGCTTCGTGGAGGACGTCAGCTGCATTCGCACTGTGGCGAGCAGCCCGCTGCAGGACATGGGACAGCAGGTGTCGCAGCTGAACTtcacgctgcagcgcatgcgGCGTGTCGTCGAGGAGGCCAAGGACACGAAGGTCTGGTATGACAAGAGGCTTCCATGTGTGAAAGCGGAGGAGATGCCGGATGCCTTACCGGGCCTACTCACAGCAGCCGTTGACCGCTACTTGGCTAGGGTGGGGCAAATCGCCCTGAGGTAccaggagctgcgcgacgacGTGTCGGCCATGATGGCCACCTACGGCGAGGACCCCAACGCGGACGAGACCGTTATTTGGGGCTACGTGCTGCAGTTCAGCAAGGACGTGCAGCGGTGTGTGGACACGGTGACCGCGACCCACCTGACGAAGCGGCGACTCATGAGAACACCGGAAGAGACGGAGCAGACGCAGAGCGGAGCCAAAGCagacgtcgctgcgccgccaccgcctagcagcagcgggcaaTCGTCAGGGCCGCGAGACGAAGTGAAGCGAACGCGGCTGCCGAAGCTTGTCGAtgaagacgacagcggtgaTTAG